From Sporosarcina sp. 6E9, a single genomic window includes:
- the comGC gene encoding competence type IV pilus major pilin ComGC, producing MRRLNNEEGFTLIEMLIVLAIISILILIAIPNVTKQSKVIDEKGCEAYVQMVQGQVEAYKLEKKSYPTNFAELVTAGFLKEDPVCPNGSALTLAAGKVSESSN from the coding sequence ATGAGAAGGTTAAATAACGAAGAAGGATTTACGTTAATAGAAATGTTAATCGTTCTTGCGATAATTTCAATTTTAATACTTATAGCGATTCCGAACGTTACGAAACAATCAAAGGTAATTGATGAAAAGGGATGCGAAGCATATGTGCAAATGGTTCAAGGTCAGGTAGAAGCATATAAATTGGAAAAGAAATCTTACCCGACTAATTTTGCAGAGTTAGTCACAGCAGGTTTTCTAAAAGAGGATCCTGTATGTCCGAACGGTTCAGCATTAACGCTTGCAGCGGGTAAAGTTAGTGAGAGTTCCAATTAA
- a CDS encoding shikimate kinase, producing the protein MKRVYLVGYMGSGKSAIGKRISFATKLPFYDMDTEIVKKTGLSIPEIFEKYGEDYFRQLETEFLLSFRDEYCIIATGGGVPLRERNREIMRKTGLVFFLNAPFRDIWRRIATDKNRPIVQRSTRNELETIFMNRKPIYLQSAHFIVETERRSLRDITSYIAFQIGRLKGSG; encoded by the coding sequence GTGAAAAGAGTTTATTTAGTAGGCTATATGGGTTCGGGAAAAAGCGCAATCGGAAAAAGAATAAGCTTTGCAACAAAGCTTCCATTTTATGATATGGATACTGAAATCGTAAAGAAAACGGGGCTTTCAATTCCAGAAATATTTGAGAAATACGGAGAAGACTATTTCAGGCAATTGGAAACTGAGTTTCTTCTTTCGTTTAGGGATGAATATTGTATTATAGCTACAGGCGGAGGCGTCCCCTTAAGAGAACGGAATCGCGAGATAATGAGAAAGACAGGACTTGTGTTTTTTTTAAATGCACCATTTCGAGATATTTGGCGTCGGATTGCGACTGACAAAAATCGTCCCATTGTTCAAAGGTCGACACGTAACGAACTAGAAACTATTTTTATGAATCGCAAACCGATTTATTTGCAATCTGCTCATTTTATTGTAGAAACTGAACGCAGATCATTAAGGGATATCACATCTTATATAGCTTTTCAAATCGGACGTTTGAAAGGCTCTGGATAA
- a CDS encoding type II secretion system protein, producing MRVPINPESGESGFTLIELVFVLSIAIILSGVILPVGSKWIRTTVEDDALKAIVITIQSLQSYSMANNAYTRLRFSTTETQTMYIAEAPGKIEFSRKLLPEGMRVSGSSGLIAVEFNGNGDIINFGKLTLLTKQGSRTIVFQMQRGRMIISESKGLFLAGSNPHPHNHNYRIWYITSTRDTNDDNIALQENYYARC from the coding sequence GTGAGAGTTCCAATTAATCCAGAATCTGGAGAGTCAGGGTTCACTTTAATTGAACTCGTATTTGTTTTATCGATAGCAATCATTTTGAGTGGAGTTATCCTTCCGGTTGGTAGTAAATGGATTCGTACAACGGTTGAAGATGATGCACTCAAGGCAATCGTTATAACGATACAAAGTTTGCAAAGTTATTCAATGGCGAACAACGCATACACACGCTTAAGATTTTCTACAACTGAAACACAAACGATGTATATCGCAGAAGCACCGGGGAAAATTGAGTTTTCCAGAAAGCTTTTACCAGAAGGAATGCGTGTATCGGGTTCTAGCGGTTTGATAGCTGTTGAATTCAACGGAAATGGAGATATTATTAACTTCGGAAAACTAACATTACTTACGAAGCAAGGGAGCAGAACAATTGTTTTTCAAATGCAGCGGGGGAGGATGATCATTAGTGAATCAAAAGGGCTTTTCTTGGCCGGAAGCAATCCTCACCCTCACAATCATAATTATCGTATTTGGTACATTACTTCCACTCGCGACACAAATGATGACAACATTGCATTACAAGAAAATTACTATGCACGCTGTTGA
- the comGA gene encoding competence type IV pilus ATPase ComGA, translating to MNKPENVIERKCMQLLENAIAYEATDIHLVPSEEGYTVLFKKNLKLYENSKVVHQLAIRMISFFKFLSSLDITDKRKPQSGSFHKQIREENYSFRVSTIPAIHFKESVVIRLQKHDRIVPIKQLCIEEEWSNKLIRASSKEQGLIFLTGPTGSGKTTTMYSLTAHCVNNLNRHVITLEDPVENNHSHLLQIQVNEQSGMTYSTGLKAILRHSPDVIMIGEIRDSETAKIAVQAALTGHLVFSTVHSKDPAGCFYRMMDFGISIEELRQTVVCISAQRLIRQHSGDPGVVFEIVEGEMLDDMTDAILKGERVIFPSEKRIASVVEKYSSPQHYK from the coding sequence ATGAACAAACCAGAAAATGTTATTGAAAGAAAATGTATGCAACTTCTTGAGAATGCAATTGCCTATGAAGCAACTGATATCCATCTTGTCCCGTCTGAAGAAGGCTATACCGTATTATTTAAAAAGAATTTAAAGTTATATGAAAACAGTAAAGTTGTACATCAATTAGCGATTAGAATGATTTCTTTTTTTAAGTTTCTTTCCTCATTAGATATAACCGATAAAAGAAAACCCCAAAGTGGTTCCTTCCACAAACAGATACGAGAAGAAAATTATTCTTTTCGAGTATCAACAATTCCAGCGATTCATTTTAAGGAAAGTGTCGTCATCCGATTACAAAAGCACGATCGTATTGTTCCGATTAAACAGTTATGTATTGAAGAAGAATGGTCTAACAAATTAATACGGGCAAGTTCAAAAGAACAAGGCCTAATTTTTCTAACAGGTCCAACAGGTTCGGGGAAAACGACGACGATGTATTCGTTAACAGCGCACTGCGTAAACAATCTTAATCGTCATGTTATTACCTTAGAAGACCCGGTAGAGAATAATCATTCGCATTTACTTCAAATTCAAGTAAATGAACAATCTGGAATGACTTACTCTACTGGTTTAAAAGCGATTTTGAGACATTCTCCAGATGTCATTATGATTGGAGAAATCAGGGATAGTGAAACGGCTAAAATTGCGGTCCAAGCTGCTTTAACCGGTCATTTGGTTTTCTCCACAGTGCATTCAAAAGATCCTGCTGGTTGTTTTTATCGAATGATGGATTTTGGCATTTCAATTGAAGAGTTAAGGCAAACGGTAGTCTGTATATCAGCACAGCGACTAATTAGGCAGCATAGCGGTGACCCAGGCGTAGTATTTGAAATTGTTGAGGGCGAAATGCTAGATGATATGACAGACGCCATCTTGAAAGGAGAGCGAGTTATTTTCCCTTCTGAAAAAAGAATAGCATCAGTAGTAGAAAAATATAGTAGTCCGCAACATTATAAATGA
- the comGB gene encoding competence type IV pilus assembly protein ComGB yields the protein MMKSIHELKKKIKLKNPSEFLSRLAVLLREGYTFYDSVNLLLPHHVDDYRYLLEKIESDFRDGETVTHILSRLDFSSSILLPVVIAERDGRLAETLSSMAGRLEKTEEAKKKLKGLLAYPAGLFIFISILLLGFRKFFLPNIELLASSRSNGDSGIVQALPTLVAKTPDLIFAMLILLTCILAGCMIFYKRLPPAKKIKFLIAIPFLGNLFTMWKTRLFSSELGSLLLSGLSMQDSLDVLINQNLDPVLSEIANEIKKSVIYGEPFDKAVAITDGLTKQFSSFVEHGTNSGHLPKELIIYGEYLENKISEILTKGLAILQPLLFSLIAICILAAYIALLLPMYGMIDKI from the coding sequence ATGATGAAGAGTATACATGAACTCAAAAAAAAGATAAAGCTTAAGAATCCATCAGAGTTCTTATCTAGATTAGCTGTACTTTTAAGGGAAGGTTATACATTTTATGACAGCGTTAACTTATTGCTTCCGCATCATGTAGATGACTATAGGTATTTACTTGAAAAAATTGAGTCTGATTTTCGTGACGGTGAGACTGTGACGCATATTTTAAGTCGATTAGATTTTTCTTCAAGTATCTTACTCCCGGTGGTTATTGCAGAAAGAGATGGTAGATTAGCTGAAACGCTATCAAGCATGGCTGGCCGGCTAGAAAAAACAGAGGAAGCCAAAAAGAAGTTGAAAGGCCTTCTTGCATATCCAGCAGGTTTGTTCATCTTTATATCAATCTTACTGCTGGGATTCAGAAAGTTTTTTCTACCGAATATTGAATTACTTGCATCATCAAGGTCGAATGGAGACAGTGGCATTGTCCAGGCATTACCTACATTAGTCGCGAAAACGCCGGATCTCATTTTTGCGATGCTTATCTTGCTAACGTGCATTCTAGCTGGTTGTATGATTTTTTACAAAAGATTACCGCCAGCGAAAAAGATAAAGTTTTTAATAGCGATTCCTTTTCTAGGCAACCTATTTACAATGTGGAAAACACGCCTTTTTTCCAGCGAACTCGGAAGTTTATTATTATCTGGACTATCTATGCAGGATTCACTCGATGTATTGATTAACCAAAACTTAGATCCTGTACTCAGCGAGATTGCCAACGAAATAAAGAAAAGCGTTATTTATGGTGAACCATTTGATAAGGCAGTAGCAATCACAGATGGATTAACCAAACAATTTTCATCTTTTGTAGAACATGGTACAAATAGTGGTCATTTACCAAAGGAGTTAATTATTTACGGCGAGTACTTGGAAAATAAGATAAGTGAAATTTTAACAAAAGGACTCGCTATTTTGCAACCGCTTCTTTTTAGTCTAATTGCAATTTGTATTTTGGCTGCTTATATCGCATTATTACTACCGATGTACGGAATGATTGATAAAATTTGA
- a CDS encoding DUF2626 family protein yields the protein MDNMFKLMGWWTGIFAVLFFAGDMYPASLLFVASTIFFLLLGYLNLTERMYMYMFASYLMVFMVGFSYYATFIHVPGGGH from the coding sequence ATGGATAACATGTTCAAGTTAATGGGCTGGTGGACAGGCATATTTGCAGTTCTATTTTTTGCAGGCGATATGTATCCTGCTTCACTTCTGTTTGTGGCTAGCACCATTTTCTTCCTACTTCTAGGGTATTTAAACTTAACAGAGCGTATGTATATGTACATGTTTGCCAGTTATTTAATGGTATTCATGGTAGGCTTCAGCTATTACGCAACGTTTATACACGTACCAGGTGGCGGACACTAA
- the comGF gene encoding competence type IV pilus minor pilin ComGF, with protein sequence MIKAEEGYTFIESLFQLIVFVTFAHLFVLFLLWKAPIEQHYTNMSDGAWELFALDLQASIIDVKEFNVHLGGRGIRFITDRGQIDIGQSNSVVRKMIDGQGHVPFLTDVYSAYFTLNAPVLSVTVTMQDGTRKERDFAVGFNSK encoded by the coding sequence ATGATAAAAGCAGAAGAAGGCTATACATTCATTGAAAGTTTGTTTCAGTTAATTGTTTTCGTTACATTTGCTCATTTATTTGTATTGTTCCTTTTATGGAAAGCGCCGATTGAACAGCACTATACAAATATGTCTGATGGGGCTTGGGAATTATTCGCATTGGATTTACAAGCTTCTATAATTGATGTTAAAGAATTCAACGTACATCTGGGAGGTCGCGGAATACGATTCATAACTGATAGAGGACAAATTGATATTGGACAAAGTAATTCCGTAGTTAGAAAGATGATAGATGGGCAAGGCCATGTTCCATTTTTGACGGATGTGTATTCAGCCTACTTTACGTTGAACGCTCCGGTTTTATCTGTAACTGTGACAATGCAAGATGGGACGCGGAAGGAGCGAGATTTTGCGGTTGGCTTTAATTCAAAATGA